A DNA window from Actinokineospora baliensis contains the following coding sequences:
- a CDS encoding DUF6191 domain-containing protein codes for MNTVELVLSLSIPAATVGMVAFGVYELRRRKNRGGDGAPVTATYVNEFTAIFYGTKRMELDHRDSMSMMREEDAQGDRPWDLSGGITLDRGALGRERRPPPQP; via the coding sequence GTGAACACCGTCGAGCTGGTCCTGTCGCTCAGCATCCCGGCGGCGACGGTCGGCATGGTCGCGTTCGGGGTCTACGAGCTGCGCCGCCGCAAGAACCGGGGCGGTGACGGGGCGCCGGTGACCGCGACGTACGTCAACGAGTTCACCGCGATCTTCTACGGCACCAAGCGGATGGAGCTCGACCACCGCGACAGCATGTCGATGATGCGCGAGGAGGACGCCCAGGGCGACCGGCCGTGGGACCTCAGCGGCGGCATCACCCTCGACCGCGGCGCGCTGGGGCGGGAGCGCAGGCCCCCGCCCCAGCCGTGA
- a CDS encoding SLC13 family permease has protein sequence MPDKPLDGATTRRLPKLHALDWVAIGLLLAGGACVLVGLLPAADAGATISRLVPLLLFLGSVIILAELTATAEVFDVVATRLSILGRGHYALLFLLCLALAAVTTMGLNLDTTAVLLTPVLLALAAKLRVEALPLAMTTVWLANTASLLLPVSNLTNLLAADRVALAPAEFAARMWAPQLAAIVVTGVFLWVFYWRRAGDAKTGYAIPGRHEPRDPVLFRVAAVACVLFVVGILAGVPIGIASSVAAGILVVAFAVRMRSALRPALLPWRLLVFVIGLFLVVETVNRHGLADLVHALMGDADDAAGAARAAGTGALLSNLVNNLPAYVAGESVVPLGNHNQLLALLVGTNVGPIVTPWASLATLLWYERCVSAGVRVPMRRFVWTSAGLAVTALAATVAALLLVG, from the coding sequence ATGCCGGACAAGCCGCTGGATGGCGCCACCACCCGCCGGTTGCCGAAACTGCACGCGCTGGACTGGGTCGCGATCGGTCTGCTGCTCGCGGGCGGGGCGTGCGTGCTGGTGGGGCTGCTGCCCGCGGCCGACGCGGGCGCCACGATCTCGCGGCTGGTGCCGCTGCTGCTGTTCCTCGGCTCGGTGATCATCCTGGCCGAGCTGACCGCCACCGCCGAGGTGTTCGACGTGGTGGCGACCCGGCTGTCGATCCTGGGCCGCGGCCACTACGCGCTGCTGTTCCTGCTGTGCCTGGCGCTGGCCGCGGTCACCACGATGGGGCTCAACCTCGACACCACCGCGGTGCTGCTGACCCCGGTCCTGCTGGCCCTCGCGGCCAAGCTGCGGGTGGAGGCGTTGCCGCTGGCGATGACCACGGTCTGGCTGGCCAACACGGCGAGCCTGCTGCTGCCGGTGTCGAACCTGACGAACCTGCTCGCCGCCGACCGGGTCGCGTTGGCGCCCGCGGAGTTCGCCGCCCGGATGTGGGCGCCGCAACTGGCGGCGATCGTGGTGACAGGGGTGTTCCTGTGGGTGTTCTACTGGCGCCGGGCGGGGGACGCGAAGACCGGCTACGCCATCCCGGGCAGGCACGAACCTCGGGACCCGGTGCTGTTCCGGGTCGCGGCGGTGGCGTGCGTGCTGTTCGTCGTCGGCATCCTGGCCGGGGTGCCGATCGGCATCGCGTCCTCGGTGGCGGCGGGGATCCTGGTGGTGGCGTTCGCCGTGCGGATGCGTTCGGCGTTGCGGCCCGCGCTGCTCCCGTGGCGGCTGCTGGTGTTCGTGATCGGCTTGTTCCTCGTGGTGGAGACGGTGAACCGGCACGGGCTGGCGGATCTGGTGCACGCGCTGATGGGCGACGCGGACGACGCGGCTGGCGCGGCCAGGGCGGCGGGCACCGGCGCGCTGCTGTCGAACCTGGTGAACAACCTGCCCGCCTACGTGGCGGGCGAATCCGTTGTCCCCCTTGGCAACCACAACCAGTTGCTGGCCCTGCTGGTCGGCACGAACGTCGGCCCCATCGTCACGCCGTGGGCGTCGCTGGCGACGCTGCTCTGGTACGAGCGCTGCGTCTCCGCGGGCGTCCGCGTCCCGATGCGCCGGTTCGTGTGGACCAGCGCGGGATTGGCGGTCACCGCACTCGCGGCGACCGTCGCGGCACTGCTGCTGGTCGGCTAG